The following proteins come from a genomic window of Leptospira barantonii:
- a CDS encoding LA_3334 family protein has protein sequence MSNYQFFSRKSTLFVLLLFSSWFGTSALDPAEIVLKDGSAFIGKLQEESDIRVKFLWKEKSYEIPRKDIASIDPTKNGSDTSYHYTSFQLKDGSTIKGVVAEDSDKELMIKTDLGFIHIDRNKIRSSDAPETLNPVLNPKYLNTGDKNWNHKIGFSIQALANGSPLGASNPATFGGAMYLEPAFFELLKFRPGIRLEYQVSNSNASNYSFLNQFFYFNRSYRIGESLIWDFYSNIGIGTSTVQYSGNGQKLSGTNPAVYFEIGWQGLQIRSVVFRTGIRSTCIFESNGQVCNAGIELGALLIL, from the coding sequence ATGTCCAACTACCAGTTTTTCTCTCGCAAAAGCACGTTATTCGTTCTGCTTCTATTTTCTTCATGGTTTGGCACCTCAGCGCTTGATCCCGCCGAAATTGTCCTGAAAGACGGCTCAGCGTTTATTGGTAAACTCCAAGAAGAGTCCGATATTCGAGTGAAATTTCTTTGGAAGGAAAAGAGTTACGAAATTCCAAGGAAGGATATTGCCTCCATTGATCCCACAAAAAACGGATCAGACACCTCTTATCACTACACCTCTTTCCAATTAAAAGATGGTAGCACTATCAAGGGTGTTGTCGCAGAAGATTCAGATAAGGAATTGATGATCAAAACTGATTTGGGTTTTATTCATATAGATAGGAACAAGATCCGATCTTCCGATGCACCTGAAACTCTGAATCCAGTTTTAAATCCCAAGTATTTAAACACAGGTGATAAAAACTGGAATCACAAAATTGGTTTTTCAATTCAAGCATTGGCAAATGGCTCGCCTCTCGGAGCCTCAAATCCAGCTACCTTCGGCGGGGCGATGTATTTAGAACCAGCTTTCTTTGAATTACTTAAATTCAGACCAGGCATTCGATTAGAATATCAAGTATCTAATTCAAACGCATCGAATTACTCTTTTCTAAATCAATTTTTTTACTTCAATCGCTCTTATCGCATTGGAGAAAGTTTAATCTGGGATTTCTATTCTAATATTGGAATTGGTACATCGACCGTACAATATTCCGGTAATGGTCAGAAACTTTCGGGAACGAATCCGGCAGTTTATTTTGAAATCGGATGGCAAGGTCTGCAAATCAGGTCAGTTGTGTTTCGAACCGGTATACGTTCAACTTGCATTTTTGAATCGAATGGTCAAGTCTGCAACGCTGGCATCGAATTGGGAGCTTTATTGATCTTATGA